One Nyctibius grandis isolate bNycGra1 chromosome 17, bNycGra1.pri, whole genome shotgun sequence genomic window carries:
- the PIAS3 gene encoding E3 SUMO-protein ligase PIAS3 isoform X2, with protein MKLPLHMVMSFRVSELQVLLGFAGRNKSGRKHELLAKALQLLKAGCSPAVQMKIKELYRRRFPRKVLTPSDLSMLHVQAGQLPSATALTQGTVCHLPYDHGSAGAAVPALLPPVPALGPKHEADVQHLSPPVHPVHPDVKMRRLPFYDVYDELIKPTTLASTHSQRFEEAHFTFALTPQQVQQILTSRDILPGAKCDYTVQVQLRFCLCETSCPQEDYFPPNLFVKVNGKLCPLPGYLPPTKNGAEPKRPSRPVNITPLARLSATVPNTIVVNWSSEFGRNYSLSVYLVKQLTSVTLLQKLRAKGIRNPDHSRALIKEKLTADPDSEIATTSLRVSLMCPLGKMRLIVPCRAITCTHLQCFDAALYLQMNEKKPTWTCPVCDKKAPYDTLIIDGLFMEILNSCTDCDEIQFMEDGSWCPMKPKKEKQEVCQASAFSGIEASSLYTVSSEGKNSSEGKKKVEVIDLTLDSSSDEEEPPAKKQCPVPSVALPPAAGPKGVLSIDHQPSSVLRSPPMAALGSDYLSSLPIPDYHPSYQVPSELQGLDLFSLLQSENQHYGPSVITSLDEQDALGHFFQYRGTSGPFLTVNPLAPVMAGAHGAVSPAAGRISSIVSAGALRESHGHGGTMGGGAALPGCRPDVISLD; from the exons CATATGGTTATGAGCTTTAGGGTATCAGAGTTACAAGTTCTCTTGGGCTTTGCTGGAAGGAACAAAAGTGGAAGGAAGCACGAGCTGCTCGCGAAGGCGTTACAGCTGCTGAAGGCTGGCTGCAGCCCGGCTGTCCAGATGAAAATCAAAGAGCTGTACCGGCGGCGGTTCCCCAGGAAGGTCTTAACCCCTTCGGACTTGTCGATGCTCCACGTTCAGGCCGGGCAGTTGCCCTCGGCCACCGCGCTGACGCAGGGCACGGTGTGCCACCTGCCCTACGACCACGGCTCCGCCGGTGCCGCTGTGCCGGCGCTACTGCCGCCGGTGCCGGCGCTGGGACCCAAGCACGAGGCGGATGTCCAGCACCTCTCGCCGCCCGTCCACCCCGTCCACCCAGATGTCAAGATGAGGAGGCTGCCCTTCTACGACGTTTACGATGAGCTGATAAAACCCACCACGTTAG cctcaACGCACAGCCAGCGGTTTGAAGAAGCTCACTTCACCTTTGCTCTGACCCCCCAGCAAGTCCAGCAGATCCTCACCTCCCG AGATATCCTCCCGGGTGCCAAGTGCGATTACACTGTGCAGGTGCAATTAAG GTTTTGCTTGTGTGAAACCAGCTGTCCCCAAGAAGATTACTTCCCTCCTAATTTATTTGTCAAGGTCAACGGAAAACTCTGTCCCCTGCCT GGTTATCTCCCACCCACAAAAAACGGCGCGGAGCCGAAACGACCCAGCCGCCCCGTCAACATCACGCCCTTGGCACGGCTCTCGGCCACTGTCCCCAACACCATCGTGGTGAACTGGTCCTCGGAGTTCGGCCGG AACTACTCGCTGTCGGTGTACCTGGTGAAGCAGCTGACGTCAGTAACgctgctgcagaagctgagAGCCAAGGGCATCCGAAACCCAGACCACTCGCGAGCCCTCA TCAAAGAAAAACTCACAGCTGACCCCGACAGTGAGATAGCCACCACCAGCCTACGAGTTTCCCTGATGTGTCCA CTGGGTAAGATGAGGCTGATCGTGCCCTGCCGAGCCATCACGTGCACCCACCTCCAGTGCTTCGACGCAGCGCTCTACCTGCAGATGAACGAGAAGAAACCCACGTGGACCTGTCCTGTGTGCGACAAGAAAGCCCCGTACGACACCCTGATCATCGACGG GTTGTTCATGGAAATCCTCAACTCCTGCACGGACTGCGACGAGATCCAGTTCATGGAGGACGGCTCCTGGTGCCCCATGAAGCCCaagaaggagaagcaggaggtGTGCCAGGCGTCTGCCTTCAGTGGGATCGAGG CCAGTTCCCTTTACACCGTGAGCTCCGAGGGCAAGAACTCTTCagagggcaaaaaaaaagtggaggttATTGACCTCACCCTGGACAGCTCGTCGGACGAGGAGGAGCCGCCTGCCAAGAAGCAGTGCCCGGTGCCCAGCGTGGCTCTGCCGCCAGCGGCCGGGCCCAAGGG GGTGTTGAGCATTGATCACCAGCCGTCCTCTGTGCTCCGAAGTCCTCCCATGGCAGCTCTTGGCAGCGACTacctctccagcctgcccatcCCTGACTACCACCCTTCCTACCAGGTGCCCTCCGAGCTCCAAG gtcTGGATTTGTTTTCCTTACTTCAAAGTGAAAATCAG CACTACGGCCCGTCCGTCATCACCTCCCTGGACGAGCAGGACGCGCTCGGCCACTTCTTCCAGTACCGAGGCACGTCTGGCCCCTTCCTCACCGTGAACCCCCTGGCGCCCGTGATGGCAGGAGCTCACGGCGCCGTCAGCCCGGCCGCCGGCCGCATCAGCAGCATCGTCTCTGCCGGCGCGCTGCGGGAGAGCCACGGCCACGGCGGGACGAtgggcggcggcgcggcgctgCCCGGCTGCAGGCCGGACGTCATCTCCCTGGACTGA
- the PIAS3 gene encoding E3 SUMO-protein ligase PIAS3 isoform X1 → MAEAAELKHMVMSFRVSELQVLLGFAGRNKSGRKHELLAKALQLLKAGCSPAVQMKIKELYRRRFPRKVLTPSDLSMLHVQAGQLPSATALTQGTVCHLPYDHGSAGAAVPALLPPVPALGPKHEADVQHLSPPVHPVHPDVKMRRLPFYDVYDELIKPTTLASTHSQRFEEAHFTFALTPQQVQQILTSRDILPGAKCDYTVQVQLRFCLCETSCPQEDYFPPNLFVKVNGKLCPLPGYLPPTKNGAEPKRPSRPVNITPLARLSATVPNTIVVNWSSEFGRNYSLSVYLVKQLTSVTLLQKLRAKGIRNPDHSRALIKEKLTADPDSEIATTSLRVSLMCPLGKMRLIVPCRAITCTHLQCFDAALYLQMNEKKPTWTCPVCDKKAPYDTLIIDGLFMEILNSCTDCDEIQFMEDGSWCPMKPKKEKQEVCQASAFSGIEASSLYTVSSEGKNSSEGKKKVEVIDLTLDSSSDEEEPPAKKQCPVPSVALPPAAGPKGVLSIDHQPSSVLRSPPMAALGSDYLSSLPIPDYHPSYQVPSELQGLDLFSLLQSENQHYGPSVITSLDEQDALGHFFQYRGTSGPFLTVNPLAPVMAGAHGAVSPAAGRISSIVSAGALRESHGHGGTMGGGAALPGCRPDVISLD, encoded by the exons CATATGGTTATGAGCTTTAGGGTATCAGAGTTACAAGTTCTCTTGGGCTTTGCTGGAAGGAACAAAAGTGGAAGGAAGCACGAGCTGCTCGCGAAGGCGTTACAGCTGCTGAAGGCTGGCTGCAGCCCGGCTGTCCAGATGAAAATCAAAGAGCTGTACCGGCGGCGGTTCCCCAGGAAGGTCTTAACCCCTTCGGACTTGTCGATGCTCCACGTTCAGGCCGGGCAGTTGCCCTCGGCCACCGCGCTGACGCAGGGCACGGTGTGCCACCTGCCCTACGACCACGGCTCCGCCGGTGCCGCTGTGCCGGCGCTACTGCCGCCGGTGCCGGCGCTGGGACCCAAGCACGAGGCGGATGTCCAGCACCTCTCGCCGCCCGTCCACCCCGTCCACCCAGATGTCAAGATGAGGAGGCTGCCCTTCTACGACGTTTACGATGAGCTGATAAAACCCACCACGTTAG cctcaACGCACAGCCAGCGGTTTGAAGAAGCTCACTTCACCTTTGCTCTGACCCCCCAGCAAGTCCAGCAGATCCTCACCTCCCG AGATATCCTCCCGGGTGCCAAGTGCGATTACACTGTGCAGGTGCAATTAAG GTTTTGCTTGTGTGAAACCAGCTGTCCCCAAGAAGATTACTTCCCTCCTAATTTATTTGTCAAGGTCAACGGAAAACTCTGTCCCCTGCCT GGTTATCTCCCACCCACAAAAAACGGCGCGGAGCCGAAACGACCCAGCCGCCCCGTCAACATCACGCCCTTGGCACGGCTCTCGGCCACTGTCCCCAACACCATCGTGGTGAACTGGTCCTCGGAGTTCGGCCGG AACTACTCGCTGTCGGTGTACCTGGTGAAGCAGCTGACGTCAGTAACgctgctgcagaagctgagAGCCAAGGGCATCCGAAACCCAGACCACTCGCGAGCCCTCA TCAAAGAAAAACTCACAGCTGACCCCGACAGTGAGATAGCCACCACCAGCCTACGAGTTTCCCTGATGTGTCCA CTGGGTAAGATGAGGCTGATCGTGCCCTGCCGAGCCATCACGTGCACCCACCTCCAGTGCTTCGACGCAGCGCTCTACCTGCAGATGAACGAGAAGAAACCCACGTGGACCTGTCCTGTGTGCGACAAGAAAGCCCCGTACGACACCCTGATCATCGACGG GTTGTTCATGGAAATCCTCAACTCCTGCACGGACTGCGACGAGATCCAGTTCATGGAGGACGGCTCCTGGTGCCCCATGAAGCCCaagaaggagaagcaggaggtGTGCCAGGCGTCTGCCTTCAGTGGGATCGAGG CCAGTTCCCTTTACACCGTGAGCTCCGAGGGCAAGAACTCTTCagagggcaaaaaaaaagtggaggttATTGACCTCACCCTGGACAGCTCGTCGGACGAGGAGGAGCCGCCTGCCAAGAAGCAGTGCCCGGTGCCCAGCGTGGCTCTGCCGCCAGCGGCCGGGCCCAAGGG GGTGTTGAGCATTGATCACCAGCCGTCCTCTGTGCTCCGAAGTCCTCCCATGGCAGCTCTTGGCAGCGACTacctctccagcctgcccatcCCTGACTACCACCCTTCCTACCAGGTGCCCTCCGAGCTCCAAG gtcTGGATTTGTTTTCCTTACTTCAAAGTGAAAATCAG CACTACGGCCCGTCCGTCATCACCTCCCTGGACGAGCAGGACGCGCTCGGCCACTTCTTCCAGTACCGAGGCACGTCTGGCCCCTTCCTCACCGTGAACCCCCTGGCGCCCGTGATGGCAGGAGCTCACGGCGCCGTCAGCCCGGCCGCCGGCCGCATCAGCAGCATCGTCTCTGCCGGCGCGCTGCGGGAGAGCCACGGCCACGGCGGGACGAtgggcggcggcgcggcgctgCCCGGCTGCAGGCCGGACGTCATCTCCCTGGACTGA
- the PIAS3 gene encoding E3 SUMO-protein ligase PIAS3 isoform X3: MVMSFRVSELQVLLGFAGRNKSGRKHELLAKALQLLKAGCSPAVQMKIKELYRRRFPRKVLTPSDLSMLHVQAGQLPSATALTQGTVCHLPYDHGSAGAAVPALLPPVPALGPKHEADVQHLSPPVHPVHPDVKMRRLPFYDVYDELIKPTTLASTHSQRFEEAHFTFALTPQQVQQILTSRDILPGAKCDYTVQVQLRFCLCETSCPQEDYFPPNLFVKVNGKLCPLPGYLPPTKNGAEPKRPSRPVNITPLARLSATVPNTIVVNWSSEFGRNYSLSVYLVKQLTSVTLLQKLRAKGIRNPDHSRALIKEKLTADPDSEIATTSLRVSLMCPLGKMRLIVPCRAITCTHLQCFDAALYLQMNEKKPTWTCPVCDKKAPYDTLIIDGLFMEILNSCTDCDEIQFMEDGSWCPMKPKKEKQEVCQASAFSGIEASSLYTVSSEGKNSSEGKKKVEVIDLTLDSSSDEEEPPAKKQCPVPSVALPPAAGPKGVLSIDHQPSSVLRSPPMAALGSDYLSSLPIPDYHPSYQVPSELQGLDLFSLLQSENQHYGPSVITSLDEQDALGHFFQYRGTSGPFLTVNPLAPVMAGAHGAVSPAAGRISSIVSAGALRESHGHGGTMGGGAALPGCRPDVISLD; the protein is encoded by the exons ATGGTTATGAGCTTTAGGGTATCAGAGTTACAAGTTCTCTTGGGCTTTGCTGGAAGGAACAAAAGTGGAAGGAAGCACGAGCTGCTCGCGAAGGCGTTACAGCTGCTGAAGGCTGGCTGCAGCCCGGCTGTCCAGATGAAAATCAAAGAGCTGTACCGGCGGCGGTTCCCCAGGAAGGTCTTAACCCCTTCGGACTTGTCGATGCTCCACGTTCAGGCCGGGCAGTTGCCCTCGGCCACCGCGCTGACGCAGGGCACGGTGTGCCACCTGCCCTACGACCACGGCTCCGCCGGTGCCGCTGTGCCGGCGCTACTGCCGCCGGTGCCGGCGCTGGGACCCAAGCACGAGGCGGATGTCCAGCACCTCTCGCCGCCCGTCCACCCCGTCCACCCAGATGTCAAGATGAGGAGGCTGCCCTTCTACGACGTTTACGATGAGCTGATAAAACCCACCACGTTAG cctcaACGCACAGCCAGCGGTTTGAAGAAGCTCACTTCACCTTTGCTCTGACCCCCCAGCAAGTCCAGCAGATCCTCACCTCCCG AGATATCCTCCCGGGTGCCAAGTGCGATTACACTGTGCAGGTGCAATTAAG GTTTTGCTTGTGTGAAACCAGCTGTCCCCAAGAAGATTACTTCCCTCCTAATTTATTTGTCAAGGTCAACGGAAAACTCTGTCCCCTGCCT GGTTATCTCCCACCCACAAAAAACGGCGCGGAGCCGAAACGACCCAGCCGCCCCGTCAACATCACGCCCTTGGCACGGCTCTCGGCCACTGTCCCCAACACCATCGTGGTGAACTGGTCCTCGGAGTTCGGCCGG AACTACTCGCTGTCGGTGTACCTGGTGAAGCAGCTGACGTCAGTAACgctgctgcagaagctgagAGCCAAGGGCATCCGAAACCCAGACCACTCGCGAGCCCTCA TCAAAGAAAAACTCACAGCTGACCCCGACAGTGAGATAGCCACCACCAGCCTACGAGTTTCCCTGATGTGTCCA CTGGGTAAGATGAGGCTGATCGTGCCCTGCCGAGCCATCACGTGCACCCACCTCCAGTGCTTCGACGCAGCGCTCTACCTGCAGATGAACGAGAAGAAACCCACGTGGACCTGTCCTGTGTGCGACAAGAAAGCCCCGTACGACACCCTGATCATCGACGG GTTGTTCATGGAAATCCTCAACTCCTGCACGGACTGCGACGAGATCCAGTTCATGGAGGACGGCTCCTGGTGCCCCATGAAGCCCaagaaggagaagcaggaggtGTGCCAGGCGTCTGCCTTCAGTGGGATCGAGG CCAGTTCCCTTTACACCGTGAGCTCCGAGGGCAAGAACTCTTCagagggcaaaaaaaaagtggaggttATTGACCTCACCCTGGACAGCTCGTCGGACGAGGAGGAGCCGCCTGCCAAGAAGCAGTGCCCGGTGCCCAGCGTGGCTCTGCCGCCAGCGGCCGGGCCCAAGGG GGTGTTGAGCATTGATCACCAGCCGTCCTCTGTGCTCCGAAGTCCTCCCATGGCAGCTCTTGGCAGCGACTacctctccagcctgcccatcCCTGACTACCACCCTTCCTACCAGGTGCCCTCCGAGCTCCAAG gtcTGGATTTGTTTTCCTTACTTCAAAGTGAAAATCAG CACTACGGCCCGTCCGTCATCACCTCCCTGGACGAGCAGGACGCGCTCGGCCACTTCTTCCAGTACCGAGGCACGTCTGGCCCCTTCCTCACCGTGAACCCCCTGGCGCCCGTGATGGCAGGAGCTCACGGCGCCGTCAGCCCGGCCGCCGGCCGCATCAGCAGCATCGTCTCTGCCGGCGCGCTGCGGGAGAGCCACGGCCACGGCGGGACGAtgggcggcggcgcggcgctgCCCGGCTGCAGGCCGGACGTCATCTCCCTGGACTGA